The nucleotide sequence GAGCGCCTGAAGGCCGAGGGGGTCCTGGCCGTCTACCGCTCCCCCGAGGCGTCCGCGCTGCCCGACTCCGTGCAGGACCCCGACGGGACCTACTGCGGGACGAAGGTGCTCGCCACGGTCCTTCTCTTCAACACGTCCGCGGGAAAGGCCGTCGAGCCCACGTGGAAGGCGCTCCTCGACCCGGAGAACGCCGACAGGGCCATGATCGCGAGCCCGCTCTACTCGGGGGCCGCGGCCTACCAGCTCGGCGTCCTGACCCGTTCGGAGGGCTTCGGCTGGGAGTTTTACGAGGGGATGAAGGCGAACGCCGTGGCGGTCGGCAAGGGCAACGGGAGCATCATCACCGCGGTGACGGGCGGGGACAGGCTCTTCGGCCCCGTCGTGGACTACATGGCCCGGCGCGCCAAGGCCAAGGGCTCGCCCGTCGACTACGTCTACCCCGAGGAGGGCTCGCCCGTCATCACGGAGCCGGTGGGCATCGTCGCCCGGGAGGAAGTTCGCGGCGAGGCGAAGCGCTTCGTGGACTTTCTCCTCTCCGAAAAGGGACAGGCGCTCTTCTCCGGGATGGGGTACGTCCCCGTGCGCCGCGGCGTCCCCGTTCCCGACGGGCTGCTCGGCATCGACCAGGTGACGGTCCTGAGCGCCGACTCCGCCATGCTGATCCGGGAGCGCGAGGGCGACAAGGCCCGGTTCTCGGAGCTTTTCGGCTATTGAGGACGGCCTTGCCCGAGTACGCCCTGCGGGAGGGCTGGGGACGCTTTTCGCTGCGGCGTTTTCCCGGCGGATGGAGCGTTGCCCTCCCGCTCTTCTTTTTCTTCGTCCTTCCCTTCCTGCGCCTCTTCTGGCTGAGCGTGTGGAGCGACGGCGGCCCGACCCTGGGGCTCTACGCGGACCTGGCGGCCTCCGAACGCGTGCGTGCGGGCATCCTCAACACCATCGGCATCGTCGGGGCCTCGACGCTCCTCGCGTCCTCCGTAGGGCTCGTTCAGGCATGGCTCATCGCCCACACCGACATCCGGGGGAAGAGGATTCTGGAGGGGCTCTTCATCATGCCGTTCGTCATCCCGTCCTACATCACCTCTCTGGCCTGGGCGCGCTTCGCCGGCCCGGGCGGGTTCCTGGCCCAGTTCACCGGGTGGAACGTCCCCTCGGCCTACAGCTGGCAGGGGATCGTCGGGGTCATGGGGATCTGCCACGCGCCCCTGGCCTTCCTATTCTGCCTGAACGCGCTCCGGAAGGTTCCGCGCGAGGCCGAATGGGCGGCCCGCTGCTCCGGCGCCGGACCGTGGAGGACCTTCCGGTCCGTCACCGTTCCCTCCGCCCTTCCCGGCATCGTGGGCGGGGCCATGACCGTGCTCCTCGCGGGCCTGGACAACTTCGGGATCCCCGCCTTCCTGGGGGCGCGCAAGAACATCAACGTGCTGAGCACCCTCATCTACCAGGAGGTCGTCGGGTTCGGTCCCTCCGCCTTTGGGCGTGCGGCGGCCCTGTCCGTGATGCTGGGCGGGCTCGCCCTCCTGAGCTGCGCCGCACTGTGGCGCTTCCTGCGCCGTGGGGAGGTGCTGGAGAGCCTCGTGCCCGACCGTCAGCCCCGCTGCGAGCTCGGACGCCTCCGTCCCTGGGTCGAGGGGCTGCTCTGGGCCTTCGTCGCGCTGACCTCGCTCCTGCCCCTCGCGTCCATGCTGGCGGCCTCCCTGCTCAGGGCGTGGGGCCTGAGCTTCGCAACGGCAAACCTCTCCCTGGACAACTTCGCCTTCCTCCTTGGCGACC is from uncultured Fretibacterium sp. and encodes:
- a CDS encoding ABC transporter substrate-binding protein, with translation MRRTLNLAALLAMTFCFAVSARAEPLLLYTSQPDGDVRTLVEAFAESCPGVEVRVFRSGTEEVVSKVLAERMTGRVQADLLLLADAVTFERLKAEGVLAVYRSPEASALPDSVQDPDGTYCGTKVLATVLLFNTSAGKAVEPTWKALLDPENADRAMIASPLYSGAAAYQLGVLTRSEGFGWEFYEGMKANAVAVGKGNGSIITAVTGGDRLFGPVVDYMARRAKAKGSPVDYVYPEEGSPVITEPVGIVAREEVRGEAKRFVDFLLSEKGQALFSGMGYVPVRRGVPVPDGLLGIDQVTVLSADSAMLIREREGDKARFSELFGY
- a CDS encoding iron ABC transporter permease, with amino-acid sequence MRTALPEYALREGWGRFSLRRFPGGWSVALPLFFFFVLPFLRLFWLSVWSDGGPTLGLYADLAASERVRAGILNTIGIVGASTLLASSVGLVQAWLIAHTDIRGKRILEGLFIMPFVIPSYITSLAWARFAGPGGFLAQFTGWNVPSAYSWQGIVGVMGICHAPLAFLFCLNALRKVPREAEWAARCSGAGPWRTFRSVTVPSALPGIVGGAMTVLLAGLDNFGIPAFLGARKNINVLSTLIYQEVVGFGPSAFGRAAALSVMLGGLALLSCAALWRFLRRGEVLESLVPDRQPRCELGRLRPWVEGLLWAFVALTSLLPLASMLAASLLRAWGLSFATANLSLDNFAFLLGDPKALGALGNSFRLALFTGVCAIFIGSAVAWGRVRRPGIAFRFAEVALSLPFVLPGTVFALAMILAWVEPLPGWRPGIYGTTTLLAIAYVVRFSVLQFRASASALQQVDRSVEEAASVCGAGRWACWRRILIPLISSGLLSGFFMTTAHALTELTVSSILGALGAETVGMVVLNFEQAGDVALSCAFSVLVLGLLALLLLVGLALRRWVNRYERVNRYERKEVGV